The following DNA comes from Halobacillus litoralis.
AGCGTTCCATAAGGATATGAAACTTTCCGAAAGCCCAAAAAAGGAGAACAAATGGACGCCGATTGTATGGCCAAGAACAGGTAACAAAAAGGCAATCCCTATCACCAGAACCATTGCAACTGTCAAAATGATTGCAATAAAACGATTAATAAGGAAAGGGCGATTCTCTTCCACATTATGCGCACGGTTAAATGCACGCATAATGGCATTCACCCCATTAGAAGCAGCCCATAAAGTCCCGATGAGACCTATGGACAATAAGCTGCCATTTTCACTGCGTAATAATGAGGAAACATTTTCTGTAATCATATCGAATGTATCCGGAGGAGCATACGTACTAACGAAAGCCAATACCCTTTCTTCATCGATATGTAAATAGCCAAGCAGTGTCAGCAGGAATATCATAAACGGAAACAAAGATAGTAAAAAAAAGTAGGCAAGTTGAGCTGCCATCCCTCCTACATCATCTTCACCAAAACGGGAGAACAGCTCTTTGCCGAAATTCATGATGGACTTCACGATATTCCTTCACCTCTTGATATCAAGAAGCCTCTTTTGGATCATCGACAGCTTCTAGCTGCTGCTTCACTTCTTGATTGATTTCTCCTACCTTATTAAGCATACTCTCAGCCTTCTGTAATAATTCAAGAAGATCTTCAACTCCTTTATTAAGTTGAGTGGAAAAAGAGTCGTAGCATACCCTTAAGCTGTGAATCGCTTCTGATGGATGTTTGACATAACCTTGGCATGTCGCTCCTGCGTTCCTGGACTTCTCCCCTACATAACGCCGCGTATCTTGATCAATGAGCGCAATGGCTCCTCCGATTGCTGCCCCTAATAAAACACCCTTCCACAAATTTTGCTGTCCCATAAACATCCTCCTTCATAGATTGTGATCTTGTATAATTTTTTCTAGTAATCGCTGACAACCCTCTTCCACCAATTCGAACACATAATCAAAGTTTCCAGTGAAATACGGATCGGGTACTTCCACTTCTTTTGTGTATGGTACGTAGTCCATCAATTTGCCGACCACTACATCATTCTTTTCCCGTATGCCTTTCAAGTCTTGGATATTTTTATCATCCATAGCTATCAGGTAATTGAAGTCATCCCAATCCGCTTCTTTCACTTGTCTTGCGGAAATTCCTTCATAAGAAATCCCTTTTGCCTCAAGCACTTTCCGGGTCCCTTCATGAGGATAAGACCCTGTATGCCAATGGCCGATTCCCGCAGAGTCTGCCGAAATTCGATCATCAAGTTGAGATTGTTTAACTAAATCCTTGAAAATTGCCTCCGCCATTGGAGAACGGCAAATATTTCCTAGACAAACAAATAAAACACGTATCATGCTTCTGCCTCCACTTATAGTATTTCTAACTCTTTAATTTCTATGAAAACTATAAAAATCCTGCTGAACCAGCTAGTTCATAGTGAATATCTTCCCAATTCATGTCGAAATCAACCGTATTTTTAATGTTTGTACGAAATAACCTTGACATTTGTTTGAAATTTTCGGAATATTTTATACATGGACGATTTTAAAAACATAATACTAAAAAGGGGGATGACGATCATGCACGATTTTCTCAGTTATTTAAGCGGGATTGTCTGGGGACCTGTCTTACTTATACTGTTAGTAGGTACAGGAGTGTATTTAACACTTAGACTTGGATTTCTTCAATTTAAGACATTGCCTTATGCACTTAAGCTTGCTTTTAAACCAGGAAAAGAGAAGAAGAAAGAAGAAAAAGGAGACATTTCACACTACCAGGCACTCACCACTGCTCTTGCCGCTACCATTGGAACAGGTAATATAGCCGGGGTAGCAACCGCAGTAGTTTTAGGTGGGCCTGGAGCCGTTTTCTGGATGTGGATCACTGCAGTTTTCGGTATGGCTACTAAATACGCTGAAGCTGTTCTTGCAGTGAAATACCGTATTCAAGGCAAAAATGGTGAAATGTCGGGTGGACCGATGTATTATCTATCACGAGGTCTGAAGACAAGA
Coding sequences within:
- a CDS encoding low molecular weight protein-tyrosine-phosphatase, with product MIRVLFVCLGNICRSPMAEAIFKDLVKQSQLDDRISADSAGIGHWHTGSYPHEGTRKVLEAKGISYEGISARQVKEADWDDFNYLIAMDDKNIQDLKGIREKNDVVVGKLMDYVPYTKEVEVPDPYFTGNFDYVFELVEEGCQRLLEKIIQDHNL
- a CDS encoding YtxH domain-containing protein, producing MGQQNLWKGVLLGAAIGGAIALIDQDTRRYVGEKSRNAGATCQGYVKHPSEAIHSLRVCYDSFSTQLNKGVEDLLELLQKAESMLNKVGEINQEVKQQLEAVDDPKEAS
- a CDS encoding YihY/virulence factor BrkB family protein encodes the protein MKSIMNFGKELFSRFGEDDVGGMAAQLAYFFLLSLFPFMIFLLTLLGYLHIDEERVLAFVSTYAPPDTFDMITENVSSLLRSENGSLLSIGLIGTLWAASNGVNAIMRAFNRAHNVEENRPFLINRFIAIILTVAMVLVIGIAFLLPVLGHTIGVHLFSFFGLSESFISLWNAIRWVISSIIFYIVLSFLYVTAPNKRLKYKDTVAGAVFATFGWQLVSLMFSFYVSSLGNFSATYGSLGGVIVLMIWFYLSGVVIILGGEINAMIHHRRTKKTWG